GCCCGGGAGGAGTTTGAGGCATCCAGAACCGCATATGAGGTTGCCCAAGCCCAGTTTCAGCAGGCGCGGGATCAGTTTGACAAGACGGTGATCTGTGCCCCGATTTCGGGAAGGGTGGTCCAGCTGAATATCAAGGAGGGCGAAACGGTGGTGATCGGCACGATGAATACGCCCGGGACGGTCCTTTTGGTACTGGCGGACCTCTCCCGGATGCAGGCGCTGATCAAGGTGGATGAGACCGATGTGGTGCGGGTTGCAACCGGGCAGACGGCACGGGTGCGGGTAGATGCCCTGCCCGATACCAGTTTTACCGGTGTGGTGACCAGGGTGGGATATATGCCGGTGGTCAGTCTGCTCGGTACTGAAGGCAATGCGGTTAATTTTGAGGTGGAGATAACGCTGGACAGTGCGGTGCCTCAGCTGAAGCCGGGAATGACTGTGCATGCGGAGATCACGACCGCTCAGCGGGATTCGGTCTTGGTGGTGCCGGTGCAGGCGGTCGGCAGGCGCCAAGTAGGGAATCGGGAGGGCGAGACGGTGTTTGTGGTGCGTAACGGCAAGGCGGTGTTAACACCGGTGAAGACCGGTCAGGCATCTGATACCGAAGTGGAGATCATTGAAGGTTTGAATGCGGGTGATGAGGTCGTCGTCGGACCCTACAAGGTGCTGAGCCGGCTTAATGACGGCACCCGGATCAGACCGGAGCCGGTTGCAGATGATGAGTAGCGACGGGTTGGAGGCTGAGGGAGGAAGTTGCTGATCCGGCTGCAGGGTGTTTTCAAGTCCTATTCACTGGGGAAAACGGTGGTGCGGGCGCTGAACGGAATCAGTCTGGAGATCAGCCGGGGTGAGTATGTGGCGCTGATGGGACCATCCGGTTCAGGGAAGTCAACCCTGATGCATATCCTGGGGTGTCTGGATACACCGGATGCGGGAAGCTATTTCTTTGACGGCGATGATACCGCCCGGTTCAATGACCGGGAGCTGGCACGGCTGAGGAACCGGGCATTCGGATTTGTGTTTCAGAGTTTTAATCTCCTGCCCCGGCTCTCGGCGCTCGCCAATGTGGAACTGCCGATGCTTTATGCCGGGATCAGACGACGGGCACGAATTAAACGTGCCACTGAACTGCTGGAGCTGGTCGGTCTGGGTGACCGGCTGCGGCACAAGCCTAATGAGCTTTCCGGCGGCGAGATGCAGCGGGTGGCGATCGCCCGCGCGCTGGCAAATGAACCCGAGGTAATCCTTGCCGATGAGCCGACGGGTAATCTGGATTCCCGCACCGGTGCTGAGATCATGAGGCTCTTTGACCGGCTGGCAGAGGAGGGGAAGACTGTGGTCATTGTGACCCATGATCCCGGGATCGCGGAACACTGCCGGCGGATTGTCCGGCTGCGGGATGGCGAGATCGTTGCCGATGAGCCCCGGCGTTCAGGGTGAGGTGTTGATGCGGTTCTGGGAGATTGTCAAACTGGCGCTGGGGACATTTCAGGCGAACCGGCTGCGGTCCTTTCTGACCACCCTGGGGATCATTATCGGCGTAATGACGGTGATTGCGATCGTTTCGCTGATTCAGGGGATGAACTATGAGGTGGAGCGGCAGATCTCCTCGCTGGGGTCAAATGTGATCTATCTGCAGAAGGTGTCCTGGGGTGTGGGGCAGATTGACTGGGATGAGGTTTCCCGCCGGCCCGATTTGACCCTTGAGGATGCGGTGGCAATCGGCCGGCTGTCCGGCGTGGCGGTGGTGGCACCGCTGCGGAGCCGGGTGATCTCCCGGCTGAATTACCGGAACCGGAAGGCGACCAATCTGGAGCTGTCAGGGGTGACTCCGGTTTACGCCGAGGTTGCCAATTACGGAATCGAGTCAGGGCGGTTTATCAGTGCTGATGACAGCATGCGGAAGCGAGCGGTGTGTGTAATCGGCGGTTATGTGGTTGATAATCTGTTTCCGGATGAGGAGCCGATCGGTAAGGAACTGCTGATTGAGGGGAAGAAATTTACGGTGATTGGCACGCTGACCCGGAAAGGCAGTTTTCTGGGACAGACCCAGGACAATGTGATTTTCATCCCCTTAGCCACTTTTGAGAAGAGTTTTCGCGCCCAGCCCGGATGGGGCGAGTTTGCGCATGCGTTGAGTATCATGGTTGTGCCGAAGCCGGGGGTGGCACTGGAACGGGTGATTGATCAGGTGCGGGAGCTGATGCGCCGGCGCCACGGGTTGAAGTATGATCAGCCGGATGATTTCGGAATTAATACTCAGGAGACGCTGCGCACAATCTACCGGAATATCACGCGGGTGGCATTTATCGTGATGATTGCGGTAGCGGCAATTTCCCTGCTGGTGGGCGGTATCGGGATAATGAATATCATGCTGGTGGCAGTTGCCGAGCGGACCCGGGAGATCGGACTGCGCAAGGCACTGGGCGCAACAACCGGTGATATTCTTTATCAGTTCCTTTTTGAGTCGGTACTGCTCGCCCTGACCGGTGGTGTGATTGGCATTGCGCTCGGGCTGGGAATTGCGAAGGTCGTGGAGCTGACCGTGCATCTGCGTGCCGCTGCGCCGGTATGGACGATTGTGCTCGGGTTCGGGTTTTCCGCCGTGGTGGGAATCTTTTTCGGCATTTATCCGGCTTCGCGGGCTGCAAGGCTGGATCCGATTCAGGCGCTGCGGTATGAGTAGTCCTTGACCGAGCCGATTTTTCCCCCTAAAATTACTGCGGGCAGTTATGGAGTTGAGTCGCTGGCTGTGGTTCAGAATTAAAGATCTGCTGCTGAAAATTTACGGGCTTCTGATCCGGGTGCAGGTCCTGGGCCGGGACAAGATTGCTTTGCCGATGCGCAGCGGGCTGATTGTGGCGGCAAATCATCTGACCGGTGCCGACTCAATTGTGATTCAGATCGGATTGAGAACAAGGATCTTTTTTCTCGCCTGGGCAAGGTGGTTCCGGTCCCGGTTTGTCGGATTCTGGATGCGGAATCTGTGTGACACCATGCCGGTGAATAAGGGCGGCGGTGAGGATAATGTGGCAAGTCTGCGCCGGAGTATTCAGCTGCTGAAGCAGGGGAAGACAATCGGCATCTATCCCGAGGGGGAGCTGAATCGGCAGGGACGGATTGAGAAGGTCTATAACGGAACTGCCTGGCTGGCGGTGCGCGCCGGTGTTCCGGTCCTGCCCGTTTATGTAAGTGGGTTGAAGAAGGGGCCGGTTCCCTATTCCAAACCGTGGCTGAATGAAGCCTGGGAGGGGTTTTTTTCGGTAGTCGGGAATCTGCTGAACCGGAATATCATTCTGGCGGTTGGCGAGCCGATATTTCCCCGGTGCCACGGAAGAGTGAGCGATGCGGAGCTGAAGCGCGAGATTGAGCGGATCAACCGGCTGATGCTGGATCAGTTTCGGGAGCTGGAGAGAAAGTATAACCGCCAGTGGCTGGAGGTTGACCACCGCCGAAATTGAATTAAAATTGATGGTTATGCCGGCAGAAGTTTTAAGCGAAATCAGACAGGGCCGGGTGCGGCCGGTTTATATTTTTCTCGGCGCGGATCTGACAGCAAGTGATGAGGTAATTGAGGAGCTTAAAAAGAGGGTGCTGGCTCCCGGGCTGGAGGCTTTTGATTATGAGAGTGTGAATGCCGGCGAGCTGGGCCGGTCCGAGGGGCTGGCGCTGCCGGTGTTTTTGCAGCGGTTGCATCAGCCGCCGGTTGCCGCCCGGCGCCGGCTGGTGGTGGTCCGGCATCTGGAGCTGTTAGGAAGCAGATTGCTTGAAGAGTTCTGTACCGGGTTAAAGGTGGTGCCGGATTCCGTAACGGTGGTCGTAATCGGCAGCGGGGAGCAGAGTAAAGTCCGGGAGCTGCAACGGATGTTCCGAGAGGCCGGTTTGGCGCAGTGGGTGATTGCTGCGGAAGGGGCACACGCCGATGCGCTCCTGATACAGGTTCAGCGCTGGGCAAGGGGGTTGGGGCTGGAACTGGGTCGGGAGGCAAGTATGATGCTGGTTGCGATTGCCGGAGAGGATCCGGTGCTGCTGAAGGGTGAGCTTGAGAAGCTGAAAACCGCCCTCAATCCTGCCGGAGAACCGGGGCGTCAGGTAAGGGTTACGGTTGACTGTATCCGCCAGTATGCCAGTTCCACCCGGGTGTTTGAATTGCGGGATTATGTCTGGCAGTGTCTGGATCGGCGCCCCGCAGCGGCGCTGAGCACCTTGCGCCGGCTGGAGGCGCTGGGTGAGGAGCCGAAGAAGATAATCGGCTGGCTGGCACCGGCGCTGCTTGATCTGCTGGCGGTGAAACGGGGGGAAATGGCACCGACACGCCTCTGGCGGTGCCCCCGAAATGCGCCGCACAAGTGGCAGCTGGAGGAGATCGACCGGGCGCTGGAGGAGCTTTTCCGGGTGGATCTCGGTCTGCTGCTTGGGAACCGGGAGGTTTTTGCCATGCTGGATCTGTGGACGGTGCGGTGCTGCGGTTCGCGGGTAAAACAGACCGGGGGCGGTGTGGTTGGAAGATCCCGGTGATGAGAATATGAAAAATTTTGTTTTCAGGAGGTGAATGGTCATGAGCGATTATCCGGTACGGGAGATTGAAAGGCGCTGGCAGCTGTTCTGGGAGGAGAAAGGGGTTTTCAAGACCAGCTCCGACCCGAAAAACAAGTATTATGTCCTGGTGATGTTTCTTTATCCCTCCGGCGATATGCATATGGGTCATGCGCGAAATTATACGATCGGCGACTGTATCTGCCGGCTGCGGAAGATGCAGGGTTATGATGTACTGCATCCGTTCGGCTGGGATGCCTTCGGACTGCCGGCAGAGAATGCGGCAATTGAACACAACATTCCGCCGTGGGTGTGGACCTTTGATTCGATCAATCTGTGCAAGCGGAATCTGAAGCTTCTGGGAATCGGGTATGACTGGGACCGGGAGGTGACAACCTGTCTGCCCGAGTATTACCGCTGGAATCAGTGGCTGTTTATCCGGTTTTATGAGCG
This is a stretch of genomic DNA from candidate division WOR-3 bacterium. It encodes these proteins:
- a CDS encoding efflux RND transporter periplasmic adaptor subunit; this translates as MSKGLRVVLIIIGVLALLAVLLVLNRSRQEGGVSCEVKRVKYGTIVSVVSGTGELRAAAQVNLQAQVMGVVKRLRVREGEWVHRGDTLVELDRQSIEAQMEIARAQYEQAQSRHQRMESLYARGLVAREEFEASRTAYEVAQAQFQQARDQFDKTVICAPISGRVVQLNIKEGETVVIGTMNTPGTVLLVLADLSRMQALIKVDETDVVRVATGQTARVRVDALPDTSFTGVVTRVGYMPVVSLLGTEGNAVNFEVEITLDSAVPQLKPGMTVHAEITTAQRDSVLVVPVQAVGRRQVGNREGETVFVVRNGKAVLTPVKTGQASDTEVEIIEGLNAGDEVVVGPYKVLSRLNDGTRIRPEPVADDE
- a CDS encoding lysophospholipid acyltransferase family protein, whose translation is MELSRWLWFRIKDLLLKIYGLLIRVQVLGRDKIALPMRSGLIVAANHLTGADSIVIQIGLRTRIFFLAWARWFRSRFVGFWMRNLCDTMPVNKGGGEDNVASLRRSIQLLKQGKTIGIYPEGELNRQGRIEKVYNGTAWLAVRAGVPVLPVYVSGLKKGPVPYSKPWLNEAWEGFFSVVGNLLNRNIILAVGEPIFPRCHGRVSDAELKREIERINRLMLDQFRELERKYNRQWLEVDHRRN
- a CDS encoding ABC transporter permease yields the protein MARSLPMSPGVQGEVLMRFWEIVKLALGTFQANRLRSFLTTLGIIIGVMTVIAIVSLIQGMNYEVERQISSLGSNVIYLQKVSWGVGQIDWDEVSRRPDLTLEDAVAIGRLSGVAVVAPLRSRVISRLNYRNRKATNLELSGVTPVYAEVANYGIESGRFISADDSMRKRAVCVIGGYVVDNLFPDEEPIGKELLIEGKKFTVIGTLTRKGSFLGQTQDNVIFIPLATFEKSFRAQPGWGEFAHALSIMVVPKPGVALERVIDQVRELMRRRHGLKYDQPDDFGINTQETLRTIYRNITRVAFIVMIAVAAISLLVGGIGIMNIMLVAVAERTREIGLRKALGATTGDILYQFLFESVLLALTGGVIGIALGLGIAKVVELTVHLRAAAPVWTIVLGFGFSAVVGIFFGIYPASRAARLDPIQALRYE
- a CDS encoding ABC transporter ATP-binding protein; translation: MIRLQGVFKSYSLGKTVVRALNGISLEISRGEYVALMGPSGSGKSTLMHILGCLDTPDAGSYFFDGDDTARFNDRELARLRNRAFGFVFQSFNLLPRLSALANVELPMLYAGIRRRARIKRATELLELVGLGDRLRHKPNELSGGEMQRVAIARALANEPEVILADEPTGNLDSRTGAEIMRLFDRLAEEGKTVVIVTHDPGIAEHCRRIVRLRDGEIVADEPRRSG